A genome region from Proteus vulgaris includes the following:
- the radA gene encoding DNA repair protein RadA: protein MAKAAKRAFVCNECGADYPRWQGQCSACHAWNTITEIRLAAAPSSRNDRFSGFAGDAKGVSRVQKLSEISLEALPRFSTGFKEFDRVLGGGVVPGSAILIGGSPGAGKSTLLLQTMCRLATEMKTLYVTGEESLQQVAMRAHRLGLPTAELNMLSETSIEQICLIASQEKPKLMVIDSIQVMHMADIQSSPGSVAQVRETAAYLTRFAKTNDVAIIMVGHVTKDGTLAGPKVLEHCIDCSVMLDGETDSRFRTLRSHKNRFGAVNELGVFAMTEQGLREVSNPSAIFLSRGDEITSGSSVMVVWEGTRPLLVEIQALVDHSMLSNPRRVAVGLEQNRLAILLAVLHRHGGLQMSDQDVFVNVVGGVKVTETSADLALLLSLVSSFRNRPLPRDLVIFGEVGLAGEIRPVPSGQERIAEAAKHGFKRAIVPSANMPKKKPPDMKVYGVKKLSDALSVLDDLEDF from the coding sequence GTGGCAAAAGCAGCAAAAAGAGCCTTTGTATGTAATGAATGTGGTGCAGATTATCCTCGCTGGCAAGGGCAATGTTCAGCGTGTCATGCGTGGAATACAATTACAGAAATCCGTCTTGCTGCCGCCCCTTCTTCTCGTAATGATCGCTTTAGTGGGTTTGCAGGGGATGCAAAAGGTGTGAGCCGTGTTCAAAAGCTATCGGAAATTAGCCTTGAAGCACTGCCTCGATTCTCCACAGGATTTAAAGAGTTTGACCGTGTATTAGGTGGTGGCGTTGTTCCCGGAAGTGCCATTTTAATTGGGGGAAGCCCTGGCGCGGGTAAGAGTACGTTATTACTACAAACTATGTGCCGTTTAGCCACAGAAATGAAAACGCTGTATGTCACGGGTGAAGAGTCACTACAACAAGTCGCTATGCGCGCTCATCGATTAGGTTTACCGACAGCAGAACTGAATATGTTGTCAGAAACCAGCATTGAGCAAATTTGTTTAATTGCTTCACAAGAAAAGCCTAAATTGATGGTGATTGACTCTATTCAAGTGATGCATATGGCGGATATTCAATCTTCACCGGGTAGTGTTGCTCAAGTACGTGAAACGGCGGCTTATTTGACTCGTTTTGCTAAAACCAATGATGTTGCCATTATTATGGTGGGGCATGTCACAAAAGATGGCACATTGGCGGGGCCGAAAGTATTAGAACACTGCATTGACTGCTCTGTTATGCTTGATGGTGAAACAGATTCTCGTTTCCGTACTTTACGTAGTCATAAAAACCGTTTTGGTGCCGTTAATGAATTAGGTGTCTTTGCAATGACTGAGCAAGGATTACGAGAGGTCAGCAACCCATCGGCTATCTTTTTAAGTCGAGGGGATGAAATCACATCAGGCAGTTCTGTGATGGTGGTATGGGAAGGCACTCGACCTTTATTGGTTGAGATCCAAGCCTTAGTTGATCACTCTATGCTATCGAATCCTCGCCGTGTTGCGGTGGGATTAGAGCAAAATCGCCTTGCTATTCTACTTGCGGTTTTACATCGTCATGGCGGGTTACAAATGTCTGATCAAGACGTTTTTGTCAATGTGGTTGGAGGCGTTAAAGTCACAGAAACCAGCGCTGATTTAGCGTTGTTATTGTCATTAGTATCAAGTTTTCGTAATCGTCCTTTACCGCGTGATTTAGTGATATTTGGTGAAGTTGGCCTTGCGGGAGAAATTCGACCTGTACCAAGTGGGCAAGAGCGTATTGCAGAAGCAGCCAAGCATGGCTTTAAACGCGCTATTGTACCCAGTGCCAATATGCCAAAGAAAAAACCACCCGATATGAAAGTGTATGGTGTGAAAAAGCTGTCAGATGCATTATCTGTTCTTGATGATTTAGAAGACTTCTAA
- a CDS encoding YtjB family periplasmic protein, producing MLKDKLKFKLQKTAIILICIALLAFLMQGASYFSRANQHARITQFEELAKTLAEQVAFSLSTYLDDSSKDNVNPLIMANLNHLTHNSRVLDASLYLEDGTQIAHSGENVTVKERLALEGQKSGGSFNHQLVVPVPGKDKPKGFLRLTLDTHQLVTESSQVDNTTNLLRVMLLVALAIGFLLSHNLLQLTPVHWQQSPYLLTANLPPRTEKEEVEENENKEEKGPKEQVNAKNNGSENETDKT from the coding sequence ATGCTTAAAGACAAACTAAAATTCAAACTACAAAAAACGGCAATTATACTGATTTGTATCGCACTATTGGCATTTCTTATGCAAGGTGCGTCTTATTTTAGTCGTGCTAATCAGCACGCCCGTATTACTCAGTTTGAAGAGCTTGCAAAAACGCTGGCAGAACAAGTTGCGTTCTCTTTATCCACTTATTTAGATGACAGTAGCAAAGATAACGTAAATCCCCTCATTATGGCTAATTTAAATCACCTAACTCACAATAGTCGGGTGCTTGATGCCAGCCTTTATTTAGAAGATGGTACACAAATAGCGCATAGTGGTGAAAATGTTACTGTTAAAGAACGATTAGCACTAGAAGGACAAAAAAGTGGAGGTTCTTTTAATCATCAACTTGTTGTGCCTGTGCCGGGTAAAGATAAACCCAAAGGTTTTTTAAGACTGACATTAGATACTCATCAACTTGTGACTGAATCAAGCCAGGTCGATAATACGACAAATTTATTGCGTGTGATGTTATTAGTCGCATTGGCTATTGGCTTTTTGCTTTCACATAATCTTCTTCAGTTAACACCGGTTCATTGGCAACAATCGCCTTATTTATTAACGGCTAATTTACCGCCTCGCACTGAAAAAGAGGAGGTTGAAGAAAACGAGAATAAGGAAGAGAAGGGACCAAAAGAGCAAGTTAACGCGAAAAATAACGGCTCAGAAAATGAAACAGATAAAACATGA
- the nadR gene encoding multifunctional transcriptional regulator/nicotinamide-nucleotide adenylyltransferase/ribosylnicotinamide kinase NadR — protein MGPFDYIKQAIRKNGYTLQQVADESDMTKGYLSQLINNKIKSPSAQKMSALHQFLGLEYPVKKKTIGVIFGKFYPLHTGHIYLIQRACSQVDELHVILCHDEPRDKNLFINSAMSQQPTVSDRLRWLLQTFKYQKNIRIHEFDEHGIEPQPHGWEMWSEGIKTFLREKQITPDFIYTSERDDADQYNAFLGIETVLIDPERSFMNISGSQIRQAPFKYWEYIPTEVKPFFVRTVAILGGESSGKSTLVNKLANIFNTTSAWEYGRDYVFSHLGGDEMALQYSDYDKIALGHAQYIDFAVKYANKVAFVDTDFVTTQAFCLRYEGKEHPFVQALIDEYRFDLVILLENNTPWVADGLRSLGSDKERRYFQTLLIEMLDKNNIEYIKVNSPDYDERFLSCVELVRELLMMQSKHIE, from the coding sequence ATGGGACCTTTTGATTATATCAAACAGGCTATCAGAAAAAATGGGTATACCTTACAACAGGTTGCTGATGAAAGTGATATGACAAAAGGCTATCTTAGCCAATTGATTAACAATAAAATCAAGAGTCCCAGTGCTCAAAAGATGTCGGCATTACACCAATTTTTAGGGTTAGAATACCCAGTGAAAAAGAAAACCATCGGTGTGATCTTTGGCAAATTTTATCCTCTTCATACAGGACATATTTATTTAATTCAACGCGCTTGTAGTCAAGTTGATGAATTACATGTGATCCTCTGTCATGACGAGCCGCGTGATAAAAATCTATTTATTAACAGTGCAATGTCGCAACAGCCAACAGTGAGTGACAGATTGCGTTGGTTATTACAAACCTTTAAATATCAAAAAAATATTCGTATTCATGAATTTGATGAACATGGTATTGAGCCTCAGCCCCATGGTTGGGAAATGTGGAGTGAAGGAATAAAAACGTTTTTACGCGAAAAGCAAATTACACCTGACTTTATCTATACCAGTGAACGTGATGACGCGGATCAATATAACGCTTTCTTAGGGATTGAAACGGTACTTATCGATCCAGAACGTTCATTTATGAATATCAGTGGTAGTCAAATTCGCCAAGCTCCTTTTAAATATTGGGAATATATTCCAACAGAAGTTAAGCCTTTCTTTGTGCGTACAGTGGCTATTTTAGGCGGTGAATCTAGCGGTAAATCAACATTGGTCAATAAGCTTGCTAATATTTTTAATACGACCAGTGCATGGGAATATGGTCGTGATTACGTTTTCTCTCATTTAGGCGGAGACGAGATGGCATTGCAATATTCTGACTATGATAAAATTGCATTAGGACATGCCCAATATATTGATTTTGCGGTTAAATATGCCAACAAAGTGGCTTTTGTTGATACGGATTTTGTCACAACACAGGCATTCTGTTTACGTTATGAAGGTAAAGAGCATCCCTTTGTTCAAGCTCTGATTGATGAATACCGTTTTGATCTAGTTATTTTGCTAGAAAATAACACGCCGTGGGTAGCAGATGGTTTACGTAGCTTAGGCAGTGATAAAGAGAGGCGTTATTTCCAAACCTTGCTGATAGAAATGCTTGATAAAAACAATATTGAGTATATCAAAGTGAATTCTCCGGATTATGATGAGCGCTTCTTAAGTTGTGTTGAATTAGTCAGAGAATTATTGATGATGCAATCAAAGCATATTGAATAA
- the serB gene encoding phosphoserine phosphatase — MSNSLTYCYLPDEIRKWPGLPLSLSGEEVMPLDYRAGDSGWLLYGRELDKKRISEFQHKLGVAIVVVSSWRIDDYQVVRIAGSLTRRIRRLSDECGLDVVPLGEIPRLRSPGLLVMDMDSTAIQIECIDEIAKLAGVGDKVAAITERAMQGEMDFSESLKLRVAELKGADASILQKVMDDLPLMPGLTSLVRKLQAMDWHIAIASGGFTYFADNLKQKLRLVAAVANHLEIKDGKLTGKVKGTIVDAKYKAQVLARLAKDLEIPMEQTIAIGDGANDLKMLRKAGLGIAYHAKPKVYAQAKVAIRHADLMGVMCILSGGLKHEER; from the coding sequence ATGTCAAATAGTCTGACCTATTGCTATTTACCGGATGAAATCCGTAAATGGCCAGGTCTGCCGTTATCACTGAGTGGTGAAGAGGTGATGCCACTGGATTATCGTGCTGGCGATAGCGGATGGTTACTGTATGGACGTGAACTCGATAAAAAAAGAATTAGTGAGTTCCAACATAAATTAGGCGTGGCAATCGTAGTGGTTTCTTCATGGCGTATTGATGATTATCAAGTCGTGCGTATTGCTGGTAGTTTAACCCGTCGAATTCGTCGTTTATCTGATGAATGTGGCCTAGATGTCGTTCCTCTAGGTGAGATCCCTCGTTTACGTTCTCCTGGGCTTTTAGTGATGGATATGGACTCAACCGCTATTCAAATTGAGTGCATTGATGAAATTGCCAAACTGGCGGGTGTAGGAGATAAAGTTGCAGCAATAACAGAACGCGCGATGCAAGGTGAAATGGATTTTAGTGAAAGCTTAAAACTCCGAGTTGCTGAACTTAAAGGTGCGGATGCCTCTATTTTACAAAAAGTCATGGATGATTTACCACTCATGCCTGGATTAACAAGCTTAGTGCGTAAACTTCAAGCAATGGACTGGCATATTGCGATTGCCTCTGGTGGCTTTACGTATTTTGCTGATAATTTAAAACAAAAATTACGTTTAGTTGCTGCTGTTGCAAACCATCTTGAAATTAAAGATGGCAAATTGACGGGCAAAGTTAAAGGCACCATTGTTGATGCGAAATACAAGGCACAAGTGCTTGCGCGTTTAGCGAAAGATTTAGAAATCCCAATGGAACAAACCATTGCTATTGGTGATGGTGCAAATGATCTGAAAATGCTGAGAAAAGCAGGGCTTGGCATTGCGTATCATGCAAAACCGAAAGTATATGCTCAGGCAAAAGTCGCTATTCGTCATGCTGACTTAATGGGTGTGATGTGTATTTTAAGTGGTGGTTTAAAACATGAAGAGCGCTAA
- a CDS encoding YjjI family glycine radical enzyme, which produces MTEQSVIQRCQQIVENPTLSPEQKRHFLALEAENMLPYPSLPEDAAKALNERVICDMYEGHAPYKPRYVLPDYAKFLAQGSRYLELEPAQDFDDALNMLTILYHHVPSVTSMPVYLGRIDKILLPYVGDLTEEQLYPKLKRFWRYLDRTLPDAFMHANIGPEDSVLTRLILKVDVELQQVAPNLTFIYDANSTPSDLLHQAITNICHSSKPHIANGTLQDAVFGKDEYGIVSCYNSLPQSGGGSTLVRINLKEVAKRSQNSQDFLEKTLPFYMQKQIEIIDARCAFLYEKSNFFEQSFLVEEGLISPDRFAPMFGIYGMAEAVALLFEKEGKQVAYGDHESANKLSYMISEKLAQFVADTPVKYGWKHRAMLHAQSGISSDIGTTPATRIPYGTEPDPVTHLMTVAPHHQFYTSGISDILTVDETIKQNPDALMQLCLGAFSSGLREFTANVGGNDLVRVTGYMVRLSDLKKYKEEGSRLNTTWLGDEATANCHIAERKPRVISHEQQMRFDK; this is translated from the coding sequence ATGACTGAACAATCTGTTATCCAACGTTGTCAACAAATCGTAGAAAACCCAACCCTTTCTCCTGAACAAAAACGCCATTTTCTCGCGTTAGAAGCGGAAAACATGTTGCCTTATCCCTCGCTTCCTGAAGATGCAGCTAAAGCACTTAATGAACGGGTTATCTGTGATATGTATGAAGGTCATGCTCCTTATAAACCGCGTTATGTGTTACCAGACTATGCGAAGTTTTTAGCGCAAGGCTCTCGCTATTTAGAACTTGAACCTGCACAAGATTTTGATGATGCACTGAATATGCTCACAATTCTTTATCATCATGTTCCTTCCGTCACGTCGATGCCCGTTTATTTAGGTCGTATTGATAAAATTTTACTGCCTTATGTAGGTGACCTGACGGAAGAGCAGCTCTATCCAAAATTAAAGCGTTTCTGGCGTTATCTTGATAGAACACTGCCAGATGCCTTTATGCACGCCAATATTGGTCCTGAAGACTCTGTTCTTACGCGTTTAATTCTTAAAGTAGATGTTGAGCTTCAACAAGTCGCCCCTAATCTCACCTTTATTTATGATGCAAATTCGACGCCTTCTGACTTATTGCATCAAGCTATCACCAATATTTGCCATAGTAGTAAGCCCCATATTGCCAACGGTACATTACAAGATGCAGTCTTTGGCAAAGATGAATACGGTATTGTTAGCTGTTATAACTCACTGCCTCAAAGTGGTGGCGGGAGTACTTTAGTCCGGATTAACCTTAAAGAAGTCGCTAAACGTAGCCAAAATAGCCAAGATTTTCTTGAGAAAACATTGCCATTTTATATGCAAAAGCAAATAGAGATCATTGATGCCCGTTGTGCATTCCTCTATGAAAAATCCAATTTCTTTGAACAGAGCTTCTTAGTAGAAGAAGGACTGATCTCACCAGATCGTTTTGCCCCCATGTTTGGTATTTACGGTATGGCAGAAGCCGTGGCACTTCTATTTGAAAAAGAAGGCAAGCAAGTCGCTTATGGTGATCATGAATCTGCCAACAAACTTAGCTATATGATCAGCGAAAAACTCGCACAATTTGTCGCGGATACCCCAGTAAAATATGGCTGGAAACATCGCGCAATGCTACATGCACAATCAGGTATTAGCTCGGATATTGGTACCACACCTGCAACGCGTATCCCTTATGGTACAGAGCCGGATCCCGTGACCCATTTAATGACGGTAGCGCCTCATCATCAATTTTACACTTCAGGGATCAGCGATATTTTAACGGTTGATGAAACCATTAAACAGAATCCTGATGCGTTAATGCAACTCTGTTTAGGGGCATTTTCTTCTGGATTAAGAGAATTTACCGCCAACGTAGGGGGTAATGATTTAGTCCGTGTGACGGGTTATATGGTGCGTTTATCTGATTTGAAAAAATACAAAGAAGAAGGCTCTCGCCTTAATACCACTTGGTTAGGTGATGAAGCCACGGCAAATTGTCATATTGCTGAACGCAAACCACGAGTGATTAGCCATGAACAGCAGATGCGTTTCGATAAATAA
- a CDS encoding ElyC/SanA/YdcF family protein encodes MAQPSRVSLHIKKTVISLAIAALGFTVSSNALAYQKVHQPDNSYQQYVSQRQTVDSLIQDALDAFKSPARVSDAGFTGKLPSNMEIVAQKLQQAYKLEPYRLDLLFSTASAYIYNNDVPRAITIYKQILEAAPDDIDALIYVTSWTRFEGQNKESEAYFNKLKSLNPAKAEEISRFFAEIDRVSKMPLSDKLTPADLAKLKKTKDNNAIVTLGYALNPDGTMNKILIERLNKTLEVAKQLPEAMIVVTGGVPKAHQTEGKLMADWLVKNGIPAERIFQENYARTTVENALFSRYALTKHRIKTAVIISSGSHVRRADAIFTLASWQSGPSDISYLTVVAPDKPLAELQKASKSDIQGIYRDGLKALGLWSFRSYPLEER; translated from the coding sequence ATGGCGCAACCTTCCCGTGTTTCACTTCATATCAAGAAAACAGTCATTTCGTTAGCGATTGCTGCTTTAGGTTTTACCGTCTCATCAAATGCATTGGCTTATCAAAAAGTTCATCAACCAGATAATAGCTATCAGCAGTATGTCTCTCAGCGCCAAACGGTTGATAGTTTGATCCAAGATGCATTAGATGCCTTTAAGTCACCAGCGCGTGTCTCTGATGCGGGTTTTACGGGAAAACTGCCATCAAATATGGAAATTGTGGCGCAAAAACTGCAGCAAGCTTATAAATTAGAGCCTTACCGCCTCGATTTATTATTTAGTACTGCTAGCGCTTATATCTATAACAATGATGTTCCTCGTGCGATCACTATCTATAAACAGATTTTAGAGGCGGCACCTGATGATATTGATGCGTTAATTTACGTCACTTCATGGACACGTTTTGAAGGTCAAAATAAAGAGAGCGAAGCCTATTTCAATAAATTGAAATCATTAAATCCGGCAAAAGCAGAAGAAATTAGCCGATTCTTTGCCGAAATCGATCGCGTCAGCAAAATGCCATTAAGTGATAAATTAACCCCTGCTGATTTAGCAAAACTGAAAAAAACCAAAGATAACAACGCGATTGTGACATTAGGTTATGCGTTAAATCCCGATGGCACAATGAATAAGATTTTAATTGAACGCTTAAATAAAACGTTAGAGGTCGCTAAACAATTGCCTGAAGCAATGATTGTTGTGACAGGTGGTGTACCTAAAGCGCATCAAACAGAAGGTAAATTAATGGCGGATTGGTTGGTGAAAAATGGTATTCCAGCTGAACGTATTTTCCAAGAAAACTACGCACGTACCACTGTCGAAAATGCGTTATTTAGCCGTTATGCTTTAACCAAACATCGTATTAAAACCGCAGTAATTATCAGCTCTGGTAGTCATGTTCGTCGTGCTGATGCAATTTTTACTCTCGCGAGTTGGCAAAGTGGACCAAGTGATATCTCTTACTTGACCGTTGTTGCGCCCGATAAGCCATTAGCGGAATTACAAAAAGCCAGCAAATCAGATATACAGGGTATTTATCGTGATGGCTTAAAAGCATTAGGATTATGGAGCTTCCGTAGCTATCCATTAGAAGAGCGTTAA
- a CDS encoding alpha/beta hydrolase-fold protein — translation MASFPSFANCLAVTEGKEITGQFDNNNTLCFAAHLERERYVELNIKGIQNLRLEKQDGTHIRSLLKDIPSDGQQKVRFLLPKTANYQLVAQGEAKKQWQFTLTTQPYQPLDNDAGIAPVSPRLQTLAQQLNQQRIQAFWQQVHQEGAPLIEPYDNDKKLVTFLWRGAKSNVYLLGSPDGNHDPLTHLANSDIWYRSYIVPNDTLMQYKLAPDVPVIKNSEPFEQRRAILTTAQADPLNSQNSPSQSEDIYNHFSLLSLDSKRECQLPDILDRTMKGKTEIVRFHSEILNNDREIALYLPAQKMETPRILVLFDGQTYRRQYGIDRFFDKQIEEGKLTPMMILFVDSIDSDRRSVELPPNPDFYRFLADELFVWLEQEKGIDVSGTETIVSGSSYGGLASSWVAFNRPDRFGKVLSMSGSYWWAPENEEPEWLIRQFEQADKKPLQFFLEAGLFESRGDKGGILNNNRHLKQVLEQKGYPVKSLEMASGHDYISWCETLYLGAKALTQEND, via the coding sequence ATGGCCTCTTTTCCCAGTTTTGCTAATTGTTTAGCCGTAACGGAAGGCAAAGAAATAACAGGCCAGTTTGATAATAACAATACGCTGTGTTTTGCTGCTCATTTAGAGCGTGAGCGTTATGTTGAATTAAACATAAAAGGGATACAAAACCTACGGTTAGAGAAACAAGATGGCACTCATATTCGCAGTTTATTAAAAGATATTCCTTCTGATGGGCAGCAAAAAGTACGTTTTTTATTACCTAAAACTGCGAATTATCAATTGGTTGCACAGGGCGAAGCTAAAAAGCAGTGGCAATTCACGCTAACAACACAACCTTATCAGCCGTTAGATAACGATGCGGGAATTGCCCCTGTTAGTCCCCGTTTACAAACACTTGCTCAACAACTAAATCAACAACGTATTCAGGCGTTTTGGCAACAAGTTCATCAGGAAGGTGCTCCCCTGATTGAGCCTTATGATAATGACAAAAAGTTAGTTACCTTTTTATGGCGAGGCGCGAAATCGAATGTCTATTTATTGGGATCACCCGATGGTAATCATGATCCGTTAACCCATTTAGCAAATAGTGATATTTGGTACCGTAGTTATATCGTTCCTAACGATACACTAATGCAATATAAATTAGCACCTGATGTACCTGTTATTAAAAATTCAGAGCCTTTTGAGCAACGTCGTGCGATTTTAACCACCGCACAAGCCGATCCGTTGAATTCTCAAAATTCGCCAAGTCAATCTGAGGATATCTATAATCACTTTTCTTTATTGTCCTTGGACAGTAAACGTGAATGTCAATTACCCGATATTCTTGATAGAACAATGAAAGGCAAGACAGAGATTGTTCGTTTTCACAGTGAGATCTTAAATAATGATCGTGAAATAGCGCTTTATCTGCCAGCACAAAAAATGGAAACACCACGGATCCTCGTATTATTTGATGGTCAAACTTATCGTCGTCAATATGGTATTGATCGGTTTTTTGATAAACAGATCGAGGAAGGTAAATTGACACCGATGATGATCTTATTTGTTGATAGTATTGACAGCGATCGCCGTAGTGTTGAATTGCCACCAAATCCTGATTTTTATCGTTTCTTGGCAGATGAACTCTTTGTTTGGCTAGAACAAGAGAAAGGGATTGACGTATCGGGAACAGAGACGATTGTATCAGGCTCAAGTTATGGCGGGTTAGCATCTTCATGGGTTGCATTTAATCGCCCTGATCGTTTTGGTAAAGTGCTGAGTATGTCTGGCTCTTATTGGTGGGCGCCTGAAAATGAAGAGCCTGAGTGGCTTATTCGACAATTTGAGCAAGCAGATAAAAAGCCACTACAATTTTTTTTAGAGGCGGGGTTATTTGAAAGTCGTGGTGATAAGGGGGGGATTTTAAATAATAATCGTCATCTTAAACAGGTTTTAGAACAAAAAGGTTATCCTGTTAAATCACTCGAAATGGCGAGTGGACATGATTATATTTCTTGGTGTGAAACCCTGTATTTGGGGGCAAAAGCATTAACCCAAGAGAATGACTAA